The Candidatus Methylomirabilota bacterium nucleotide sequence GCGGTGCAGACGGGCGAGCGCGGTGAGGCGCTCCTCCTCGTCGGCCTGCTCACCGCGCTGTCCTGCGTGGTGCTGGTCGCCGCCGGCCGGCTGGGACCGCGCGCCGTATGACCACCCTCGCCCTTCCCCGTCTCCAGGTGCGCCTGCGCAAGCGGCTGCCCAAGTTCGAGCTCGACGTCGAGTGGCGCGCGGGCGACGGCGTCGCCGTGCTGTTCGGCCCCTCCGGCGCGGGCAAGACGGTGACGCTCCAGTGCCTCGCGGGGCTCATGCCGCCCGATGCGGGACGCGTCGTCGTCGACGGGCGCGTGCTCTTCGACGCCGATGCGGGCGTGCGCGTGCCGCCGCAGCAGCGGCGCGTGGGCTATGTCTTCCAGGGCTACGCGCTGTTCCCGCATCTCACCGTGGCGGGCAATGTCGGCTTCGGGCTCCGCGACCGGCCGCGGGCCGAGCGTCAGCGCCGCACGGAGGAAGTCCTGACCCGACTCGGCATCGAGGACCTCGCCGACCGGTATCCGGGAGTCCTTTCGGGGGGCCAGCGTCAGCGCGTCGCGCTCGGGCGCGCGCTCGCCCCCGATCCCGCGCTGCTGCTCCTCGACGAGCCGCTGTCCGCGCTGGACCTGCCGCTGCGGCGCGCGCTGCGGGACGAGCTGCGGACCATCCTCGCCGCGTGGGGCACGGCGGCGGTGGTGGTCACCCACGATTTCACCGAGGCGTATCGGCTGGGCGACCGCATCGTGGTCTACGAGGACGGGCGCGTGATCCAGGAGGCGCCGCGCGCCGAGCTCCTCTGGCAGCCGGCGTCCCGCGCGGTGGCGCGCGTGATGGGCTTGAGCAATGTCCTGCAGGGCACCGTGCTCAAGGCCTCGCCTGACCGCATCCAGTTCCGCTGGCGCGGGCAGACCCTCGAGGCGGTGAACTCGCCGAGCCGCTCGTACCTGCCCACTGCCGACAGCCCCCTGGGGTTCTTCGTGCGGCCCGAGTACGTGCGCCTCATCCGGAAGGACCGCGGCGTCGACGATCCCACGCATCACATGAACGTGATGATGGGCCGGGTGGTCCGCGAGATCGACTTCGGCACCACCTGGACGCTGCAGATCCGGCTCGACGAGCCGGGCGAGCCCGCCCAGGGCGACTTCGACCTGGAAGTGGAGGTACCGCGCCTCGTCTACGAGATCCTCGAGATCGAGCGCGACCGGCACTGGCGCTTCTCGATCCATCGCGGCTCGATCCACGTGCTGCCCTCCTCATGACCAGCGCGCTGGGCCGGCCGGTGGTCGAGGTGGACGGCCTGCGCGTGGCCCACGACGGCCACACCGTGCTGGACGTTCCCGCGCTCGCAGTGCGGGAGGGCGAGACCCTGGGCGTGATAGGGCCCAATGGAGCGGGCAAGTCCACGCTGCTCCGCGTGCTGGGCCTCCTCCAGGCGCCGGATGCGGGCACCGTGCGCTTCCGCGGCGAGGCGATCACCCCCGCGCGCGGCCTCGCCGTTCGCCGGCGCATGGCGAGCGTGTTCCAGGAGCCGCTGCTGGCGGACGCCTCCGTGTTCGAGAACGTGGCGATGGGCCTCCGGTTCCGGGGCGTGGCACGCGCGGCCGAGCGGGGCCGCGTCCTCGCCTGGCTCG carries:
- a CDS encoding ABC transporter ATP-binding protein, whose product is MTTLALPRLQVRLRKRLPKFELDVEWRAGDGVAVLFGPSGAGKTVTLQCLAGLMPPDAGRVVVDGRVLFDADAGVRVPPQQRRVGYVFQGYALFPHLTVAGNVGFGLRDRPRAERQRRTEEVLTRLGIEDLADRYPGVLSGGQRQRVALGRALAPDPALLLLDEPLSALDLPLRRALRDELRTILAAWGTAAVVVTHDFTEAYRLGDRIVVYEDGRVIQEAPRAELLWQPASRAVARVMGLSNVLQGTVLKASPDRIQFRWRGQTLEAVNSPSRSYLPTADSPLGFFVRPEYVRLIRKDRGVDDPTHHMNVMMGRVVREIDFGTTWTLQIRLDEPGEPAQGDFDLEVEVPRLVYEILEIERDRHWRFSIHRGSIHVLPSS